The Ranitomeya variabilis isolate aRanVar5 chromosome 7, aRanVar5.hap1, whole genome shotgun sequence DNA window ATATCTTTGGCACAATGATAGTGAGCGGGGGTTACAGGCTGGTACCTTTCTTTAATGGGTGTAtgttctccagtggggatatggtgttgaaccccttttacctgcccaaagtctagtgggtgtttgttgaatacccgctcatactcctgGACCActcggtaagccccatgcttttggtgcaaaggagtggagtcAATGCCTACGTGcagtttctgacaccaatcctccagctgtcctgcagagccattgtcctcctccTGGTTGGGACGGGACCAAGATCTCTGCTGTTTGTATGGCATTGTTACTGACAGTTAACAGTTTAGCAATGGTGGCATATCTGGATAAATGGACCTCTTttcccccacaattcaggatgtgtatcggtaccctccccttgcagacatcAACTACCCCTTTGGCTGTCAGGATGGTCGGCCTACAatcagaatacacaggttctaccagggcctggtatctatctatcaatcaccgatccattatctacctatctatctaactAGTAtgtttctattatctatttatctattatctatctatttattatctattatctaccttttatctatctttctatctattttctGTGCTTATACTGCGGATCTCCTCACAATTCCATAAGGATAAATCAAGGTTCAACATCTGTAAGGCTGAAGTCTCTTGTGGGTTATTACTTCCATGATGTTCAGAAACAGAATTTTGATGTCAAAACCAATCTCTGACATTACTCATCCTTTGGAATACATCAGGGGCTGAGAAGCAGATATATAGAGCTCAGCCCCTCCATTGTCCCGTATCCTTCTCACTATATAGATTATGCAGCTTGTTGATGTAAATGGAAACACTTACATAATCCTCGTACAGTAAGTAGTAGAAACTGATAATGGGGTAGCTAGAACCATTCCAGTAGGTCTTTAGAAACCTGTGATGCCCAGAGGCAAAACCCAGATATATGGGTGCAGAGGTAACAATAGCACCAGGAACCATATTTAGGGTATGGGGGACAAATACTATGAGTTTTGATGGTACTTTATGAGTGTCACTTTATGCTGTATATAATGTGATGTCTGTTAGACTTGCTGCATGGTAAACGATGGTTGAGGGAGGTTAGCCTGCAGCCAGAGCTACATTCTGGAGGTTTCATAGCTGAAATTTCCcttcaaattcattttttttcacatgtgcAGAATGTGATTTCAGTTGTAGGAAGTGTCATCTTAAAAAGGCATGGTGCAATTACCTGCCCCTTGTATTTTAGTAATAATTTGGGGGGATCCTTTGCCAGAAATCTAATGTGTATAGATACTTTCAGTCACTAGAAGAAGAATTCCTCACTAGGACTCTAATATCTCTAGAGTCCATTTGGTTGCCTACAAGTTGTCCTACTCTGATGACTTTCATGAATTTCAATGAGAAAAGCAATGTAGCAAACTTTCTGCAACTTGAGGACCATCAATTTAGGTCTGATAACTATTGCCTAACTGTTGCTTGTGCTTTAGGTTATGACTGTCCTTTTTCTTTAGCATGAGGACTTCAACCAGAAGATTTTCTGTTACTATTCTGATAATGGTCAACTTCACTGAGGTCAGCAACAAGACGAACAATCAAACTGTAGAAATCGTGAGGAGTACCCTGCTTGCCTTAGTGCTCCTGTCCTTCTGTGTCTTCATCTACTTTGTGACAATCATCTTGTACGTCTTCTTCACCACTCCTCATGTTCGGGAGAATGCTCGCTACATCCTGTTTGTCCACATGCTCATAAACGATACCTTGCTACTTTCTGTGTTGATATTCGTCTCTCTTGTAGCTATATTTGATGTGTACATCCCTGTGCCGATATGTTATGCCCTCGTCATGTACTCCACAAGTTCATTTAAGGTGACAGCCTACAACTTGGCCATCATGTCCTTTGAACGTTACTTTGCCATTTGCTATCCGTTAAGACATGCACAAGTCTGCACCATGCAGAGGTCTCTTTTGGTCATTGGAGTCATGTGGCTTCTGAGTAGCACTCCTCTGGTGCCTGACTTTATCGCCATGTGTTATTCAATGCCAAAGAATTTCTTCTCCACCAGCTTGATATGTCAGTGGTCAACATTTGCAATGAACAGTTTTCAATTAACCCTAAGGTCATTGATGGAGATCACCACCTTCATCTTGGTGGGATTGGTCATCCTTTACACCTATGTGAAAGTTATGGTGGTGGCTCGGAAGATTGGATCTGGGAGGTCTTCTGCTTTTAAGGCAGAGAAAACTGTTCTTCTTCACGCCTTCCAGCTCGGACTCTGTATGATGTATTTTTCATATTCCTTCACTGATGCTTACTTGAGGAAATATTTCTATTTTATACCAATAACCAACTTTTTCTTATTCATGTGCATCCCCAGATATATCAGTCCTTTGATTTATGGTGTAAGGGATGAAGTGTTCCGAAAATATATAAGGAAGATGAACTTCTTTGTATAGTTGGATGGATGTCACTAAATAAGGCCAAACTTTACAACTTTTTGCAAAATGGGTGCAGCCCAAAAGGATGGTTGGACAATATTTATTAGGTAGACTAGGAATGAAAGGACCCATATCTACTTGCCCACTATCAGGTATAATACAACACATATTATAATAAATTTGTCCCAATcacccaatttaattttttttacttaaaaaatatgttttagtagAGGTGGGCCAAATCTTGGGTAGGTTGGCAGTATGTATAGTATTCATCTTTTGGTTCTACTTTAGTTCAGGCATTGGTGGGCAGATCCTACTCCTGTAAACAAGCAGTATCCAGTGTAGAATGCCTTTTCACTCCATGAGAAGTTGAAAAATACATTTTGCTTTGATCCCGATATGACTATTGTAGATGGGAGCCAACAGAGGACCCTCCAACTATGAAAAACACGTGACCAGTACTattattatcatacagccaaagCTCACCGGAGGATTTTCAGGTATTCTTGTTTGGTCCTGAGAAGCCACATTCGAGATATCTGTGAACAATACTCCAATCTTAGAGACTGATATTCTGTGTTTCCATTTCTAAGAACCAAGTAAAActgtaaaagtgaaaacaaaaaaacatgaaaaacttaaaaaaaaaaaaattgaaaaatcttGTGGAATGTAAAAATTTGTGAAACtcaaaaatttgtaaaatttcaatAATTTGAAATTTTTAATAATAATGAAAACATTATTAATGTTTGAATAATTCAATCTTATGGATAGAATTGAGCAAAATGATTTGTACTGCCCATATTCGGTGTTGAGTCCTCCAAGGAAGTCAGGCCAGGAGGGGCAGTGTTCACTTCTGTATCCGATGTGTTCAGCCCTGTATCTGGATTTTGCGACGTCTTTATGTCTTACTCTATGAGATGCCTGGGATGCTGGCCCCAGGAATGCAGTCTGCCCCGGAGTAACTCCTCAGTAGACTGGAAGCCAGATTAGGGGAGAGCGAatcttttgctcaactctagttgtagATCATTATAGTCTCCAGAGACAAATAAGAAAACAGGGAACTGCATACAGATTTGTGTGTATAGAATAAAATGTTGTTATTCTGCTTTATCGAAGGCTTCCACAAATACCACAAAACTTTTATTATCATCTAATGAGAATGAGAGGACTCTGCTCATCTTGCCACAGTCTGTACAGACAAACTGACTGAGTGAGCTACAGAAAACGAAAAGCATCAGCCTTACGTGAAACCAGAGTGTAATCTATAGTATTATTTTCTATGaggataataaagaaaaaaaagatcaacattgtcatacttaaaggggttgtcctacttGCTTCCTTTTCTAGTACAGGGTCAAGAGAGAAAAAGCTGATTACATGGTGTTCCTAATACACAGCGACAATCTGGGTAACGCTCAACATTTGACCCTTCTTCCAATAGCACCACCAAAAGAGAAATGAAGCGTTACTCATGTATCATGGACTCTGTGATGTATAGATGTGCAGCGTACTCTAAGGAGGGTGAGAACATGACTGTGCGACACTGGGGAAGCCATATGAGGAATAGAAAGGCGCCTTATAACTCTACATCCTGAGTACCGTGCTGTACCTACAAGACATTGTATTCTGTAGCGTTGTGCCTAGCAAAGATGCAACCAAAAGCTTATCTTCCCTGATTCAGCACCTGAACTGGTCCCGCAACCTACCAAATGCATATAATACACGTGCCTTCTATATGCCAGAAGGGCTTGTGGGTACCATGGAACACCAGGGCTCAGGTACAAATGCTAGAATTCCCTATCCTGCCCTTATTCGATGACCAGACTATGGACATTTGTTTTGGATCGGCCCAGAATCGGTCTGTTTTGAGGTTTTATGCTATTTTAGTAGATTGTCCCTTTTGCATTTTCTGCATGCTCAACATTGTGATTTATGATGTTGTTCCTTTAGTCATTGCCACAATCCTCTTGATCCTCCATGATTCGGCTTTTGTATGTACTGAACGACGTTATTGGTCCACTAGTTGGCCCCAGTGACATACCGAACAGCAGGCCTATGACGGCTTTATTAAATTTATTGGCTGCATGGAGCACAATCTTCCCAGAAGAAGGGGCAAGCACTTTCCTTTTATTCTGCAAGAATTTTCAACTATTTTACAGAAGTAgaataacgggg harbors:
- the LOC143786199 gene encoding odorant receptor 131-2-like, with translation MVNFTEVSNKTNNQTVEIVRSTLLALVLLSFCVFIYFVTIILYVFFTTPHVRENARYILFVHMLINDTLLLSVLIFVSLVAIFDVYIPVPICYALVMYSTSSFKVTAYNLAIMSFERYFAICYPLRHAQVCTMQRSLLVIGVMWLLSSTPLVPDFIAMCYSMPKNFFSTSLICQWSTFAMNSFQLTLRSLMEITTFILVGLVILYTYVKVMVVARKIGSGRSSAFKAEKTVLLHAFQLGLCMMYFSYSFTDAYLRKYFYFIPITNFFLFMCIPRYISPLIYGVRDEVFRKYIRKMNFFV